One genomic window of Cannabis sativa cultivar Pink pepper isolate KNU-18-1 chromosome 2, ASM2916894v1, whole genome shotgun sequence includes the following:
- the LOC115720712 gene encoding protein CHLOROPLAST IMPORT APPARATUS 2, with the protein MGCNALLVLRSPKKEEQQVPIATTTHLSEGKDSNLKSEDVDIMEDLERILGINEEAEEVHNKLTNYKGNYVSQLNWEFMEWNKFPNNIGDQEVAEDDDEEEEVLLSEQKNMSLLIDKDYYEKNYKCFFEEDDDEEEEYLEEENNDDQERHYRSGDNNLNTIKKEEVGFSWDDHDYYNKNNNKGSLNLSLNYQEVLEAWSDRGSLWADEYSLSMASSNGSNNYMGEVPVLMEEEKRRREASVLRYKEKRQTRLFSKKIRYQVRKLNADKRPRLKGRFVKRV; encoded by the exons ATGGGTTGCAACGCTTTATTAGTCTTAAGAAGCCCAAAGAAAGAAGAACAACAAGTCCCAATTGCTACTACCACTCACTTGTCCGAGGGCAAAGATAGTAATTTGAAGAGTGAAGATGTTGATATAATGGAAGATTTGGAGAGAATTTTGGGCATTAATGAAGAAGCTGAAGAAGTTCATAATAAGTTGACTAATTATAAGGGTAATTATGTTAGTCAACTTAACTGGGAATTCATGGAATGGAATAAGTTTCCCAATAATATTGGAGATCAAGAAGTAgctgaagatgatgatgaagaagaagaagtgttATTATCAGAGCAGAAGAATATGTCATTATTAATTGACAAGgattattatgaaaaaaattacaagtgCTTttttgaagaagatgatgatgaagaagaagaatatttAGAAGAAGAGAATAATGATGATCAAGAAAGACACTATAGAAGTGGTGATAATAATCTAAATACCATTAAGAAAGAGGAAGTTGGGTTTTCATGGGATGATCATGATTAttataataagaataataataagggTTCGCTGAATCTGAGTTTGAATTATCAAGAGGTTTTGGAAGCTTGGTCAGATCGTGGCTCTCTCTGGGCTGATGAGTACTCTCTTTCAATGGCATCATCAAATGGCTCTAATAACTAC ATGGGAGAAGTACCAGTTTTaatggaagaagaaaaaagaagaagggaAGCTAGTGTTCTTAGGTACAAGGAGAAGCGCCAGACTAGACTCTTCTccaaaaagataagatatcaaGTTCGCAAACTCAATGCAGATAAAAGACCAAGGCTCAag GGTCGTTTTGTGAAAAGAGTTTAA